The genomic segment cacacacacacacacacagaaacacacatatacTGCTGAGAGTTCTAGTCCTGATTAATAACTATAATTAATCTTCCTTTCCAAAGGAATCCCAGGTTTGAAACTGGTGTCGTCTTTCCTCAAGACCAACAGTGTTGGCTGATTTTAAGCCTGTGTTGTTTTCAGGATTGGGTTTAAAACTATCTCTTACTCCTCTGCATTTGATTGATTTTGGAGAACTCAACTGAGGTTAAATATTAAATTCTTAAACATGTgttccattaaaaaaaggaaatgaccaACAATTTATGcttgcataaggcaaatgccaatGTTAATTTATAACTAAGGAGCATCAAACAATATTAAAAGGGCATATATCAGATAATTAGAGAATTATATAGTATTTAATGGATCACAGTagtgtttttgatattttgtaaatttttaaaaagtaaattacaatTCGTTTGTGTCTCTTAAATACAGATTTACAAGTAAGCATGAGTAAAGAACATATTAATTACTCCTTAATTGACATTCCTTTGTCTTTGAATCACTTGGATTAAAATTAAGCACTGGAaatgcttttaatatgttgttatGCTTTTAAATGGaggaattttggaaaaaaaatcaaatctgacTTAATTTTGCAGAGTAGATTGATTAAATATACAGTCAACTCTCGATTGTTCAAACTAATGGAGGAAAGGATGGAATAAGCATTCCTATTTCTCTTGTTCCTGCCCCCTCAGACAATTGCTGAGAGCCTCGTCCCAGACAAGCTCTTTGGCTTTCCATCTTGATCCTGTTACATGCTCTTGCCTTGTATCTGCGGTGCAGCCTGAAATACGGCTTAGCATTGAGTTGACAGACTTACACATTCTCACATTCTGCTCTTTATATGCCTTTTACAATCAGTGCTTTAGGATTGCTTTTATACTTTCAAAATTCTTATGAAAACTTGATAACATTGCTAATAGCCTGTTATCCTGATGGCttataaaattagttttatataaaaatcttaTCTTAGAATTACAGTTTATAGATAATTATAACCTTTCAAAAGCATAACCTCATGGTACCAAATTGCTTAAAGaatgtaatataaaaattttatgagaGAATTTTTGTCCTGAGAGTTTTTATAGAAATTCTTCCAACCATTTTGAATTCCTAATGTACGCAATATTTCTGATCACTATGTAAGTGTTTGTAAAGGGAAGAAATGCTGAAGGAATTTATGTGTGAAAACAGTatgttgtatgtatataatatgtcatTTTCTCTACCAATTAACTGCACACATTGTGCTATTATCCAGACATGAGCATTCATGAGAATGCATGTATCTGGATAACTGTGAGTTGAAATAAACACACCTGCCTTTTATTTCAATAACTGCACATTCAAATCCACATAAGGCATTTATTTGAATGTGACCTCCATATACATGAGAGAACATTGGTTtcagtgtttgattttttttgttgctgttttgttgttgttggtttaaATCTAAAGTAGGTCACAACCTTATGGGTTACGCTTCTCTGGAAAACTTTgcatgcagagaaaaggaaattcaaagaTAAATCCTATGAAAAACATTGAAATTGTATTGTCTTAATATGTGTAGCCTCAGTGTGTATTGGAGCTAAATTCTTACAGAATGTGTCAATAGCAATGCTTAAAGCCAAAGTGTATATAACCCATAAAGCAGTCTGGAACTCTGCCCATTTTACTTTAAGTAGTTTAATTATTATTCTTTCCAGAATAAACTTGTTAGTCTTTGATTTGGAGAATGCTTTTTTCTCAAGAAGCTATTTCCTTGAAAAGTGTGTTAGAATATGTACCTGAGCTTTAAGGAATCATGTTTTCCATTAGGCTTTTAAAGTGTTTGTTATAAggcttatttttaaagtctatataACAGTTCttccccacgccccacccccaatTTAGGTCATATTTCTGGATAGTTAGTTTTAACTGACATGAGCCAGAAAATTGAATTAAGATTTCTTCAGGAGTCTTAACTTTGAATTTCCTACTTTTCATTGCATGTAAACTATCAACCACAAATAACAGTTTCAGTTCAAGTTCTAGCTTGTATTTTGCATGTTAAAGCTATAAAAAGTCTATTAATGCTGGAAAGAATCTATAGCTATTGTTCTGCTATTATTGCCTAATtgttaaatttataaacaaagactgattttatttatatagacttgtctttctgtcttagGGAGTGAACTACTTTATGTCCAAAGGCATCCTAGATGATTCACCGAAGGAAATAGCAAAGTTTATCTTCTGTACAAGGACACTAAATTGGAAAAAACTTAGAATCTATCTCGATGAAAggtaaaaaatgataatttttcatCAGAAATGAGTTAGGTAATGCTTTTAATgagttatattttactttaaaaactataCTACACAGCAGTCAATCTAGTTGCAAAATTGAAGACAGGGAAAAGACTCGTGTACCTTGCAAATCATTTCTCTTGCGAGCTTGAACTTGCTGATGAGGAAGTTACCGTTGTAAACATAAGAAGAAAAGCCCAGGCACAGACACAGAATGGAAGCCCCACATCTTTGTGATAGCAAACCCACACCAAATATTTCTGAGGAAGTTGCAGCCCTCTGTTCTTAATAACTAGGCATAAAATCTAAGTGTTTGGTAACTAAAGGTTCTGAATTTTGAAATCACCaaactacctttttaaaaattatagatctCATAGTAATCTAAAGAATGCTCAAAAATGGGTTTGCTTTTTCattgtaattctctttttttttttatttctcaggatttttcaacctttgtatttattatattccTGGAACTTTGCTAGAAGTAGCCGTGTGCAGTTGATTAAAACATACACCCTGTCCTTGAGGGGTTTACAGTTCAGCACATTAGTCATTGAAAGAAATTTCTTACATAAAGATGATgtcattgggaattccctggcggtgcagtggttaaaacttcgccttgcaatgcaggggtgggtggggcggGTAGTTgtaagggttcaatccctggttggagagctaagatcccacatgcctcatagccaaaataccaaaaacaaaacagaagcaatattgtaagaaattccataaagactttaaaatggtccacatcaaaaaaaatcttaaaaaaaaaaaaaaaaaatggtgtcatTAACTCTTTTTGTCCTTAAGTGCTAAGTACCTAGGGATCAgcagtttttctgtaaagaaccagatttttctgtaaatattttagggtttGAATATAATCTCTGTTGCAGCTACTTATAACTTTGCCACTGTGTCATGAAAGCAGACATagacaataagtaaacaaatgagtgtAGCTGTGTTCTAGTAAAACTGTATTTATAGAAACAGGCAGAGCTGTAGTATTTGGCCAACTGTTGTAGTTTGCCTATCCCTACCATAAGTGACTGGTAGAAATTAAGATTATGATCATATAATCATGGTTGAGTTCAGTAAGGACTGAAGCATATTATAACAAAGTGTGACTATTAGAATGCTATtgataaaaaataagtatatatgcacatatgtacacaaatatttatatgaatTATAAACAGCCTAAATGTGTATCATTAGAATTGTTATATCCATAAGATAGGATACTGTGGAGCCATTAAAATGAAAGAGATCTTTGTGTAAAGACACAGAAAGCTGTTCACAATATACTATATGAAACAAGCAGAAGCAAATTCTAGAACAGTATAGGGTATAtgtaaacactttaaaaagcCTACATAAACAGTTGTTACCTCTGGTGAGGTGGATTGGTATGGAAGGTGAAGATTCTCCTTATTTTCGTAATTAAAGAAATAAGGAATTCTGTTTGTCATTTGGATTTAGCCCAGAagatgcttgaaaaaaaaagttgccatttttaatactgaaaaattcatttttccttcattttatagtTAGAATTTCTAGTTtcaccttgttttgtttttctattcacaAAAGATTTTTacattgtttaattttataaataatcatactttgattttttaaaatttcaagacatatatatgttataggAATAGCTGATCTGATAATTAACAATATTttcatccaaaaaataaataatctatgAGTTTTGCcatctttttttaatagagaaaagtTAACTAATGCTGtaccttcttctttttctactagGAGAGATGTTTTGGATGACCTTGTAACACTGCATAATTTTAGAAATCAATTCTTGCCCAATGCACTGAGAGAATTTTTCCGTCACATCCATGCCCCTGAAGAGCGTGGGGAGTATCTTGAAACACTTATAACAAAGTTCTCACATAGATTCTGTGCTTGTAACCCTGATTTAATGAGAGAACTTGGCCTTAGTCCTGGTAAGAGTGTACATAGtgaattccttccttttcccattcCCATCTCCAGGTAAAAATAGTAGTAGATGAGACATTTTTCTCACTATGAGGAAAAATACTTCCCGTAATTACAAATACTTGTTTTATTGCTTCTAGCAGTGACTGGTTTGTCATAGCTATTATTTACACGTACATGTAGTAAGTATACTGTTTTAGGAGGAAAGTTAGACTTAGgtatataaattctttaaaattcctGTTTAAGCATTGGATATTTTTACTAGTCTAgtcaaaaacttgaaaaattattcttaaagcttttaataataaacatattacATAGATAACACCTAGAATTTTTCtactaaaatgtgtttttaatacaACTAGTTTTCactgtttgtgtgtatgtatataggtGCATGCTATAGCCTGAGTCACCTGtgtattttttcatgtaatatAGCTTTCTCTCTTCATATCAAAAATGTTGTGCttattttattacagaaattACAAGACCTTTTCCTATAGTATGAAATTTGTTGAACATGCTTGTGCAAGACAGTCTTTATTAAGACTGCAagattctgaaaaataaacacCATAGTAGTAGCAAGTAGTAGTAGAAAGTATCATGGTTTGTTACTGTTTTAACAGTAAACATCAACTATTGCCCTGAACgatataaagaagaaagtttTTTGTTGCATGGGCTCAAGTTTAGCAATCTTTTCCCTCAAGTTTTACTTTTGAGATTAGCATGTGAGTTCCATACACCTTTTAAATACATATCTTAAATGAGAAGAATAATTTAATAATCTTATgagatgtttacattttattttctagtgcCAAGTTAATACATTTTCTTgtcattaaaaatgctttctaattAAATTAGGTTTTTATAAaagcatatataaataaatatctgactttttttttaatgggaatatATACTGACAgtacaaatgtatttaatgaGCAGTTGAATGGGGATATCACATTTGAaagcaagaggaaaataaagccaATTGTGCAATTTTTAAGTTGAGAATGACTTTTCACTATAAACTCCTGAACTATCTGCagaaaatgctaactgaattggTGTTCAGTTAGGATGGCCGACATTCCTGTTTGCCCAGGAGAGGAGTTTCCTAGGACACAGGACTTTCATCGCCAGACTGGGGAAGGCCCAGGCTATTATGTTTAGTTATAATCTAATCTACATCTTTTGAAATTGCAAACATTTTTGCTTTGGGGACCACATTTTCAAAACCAGCTAATAATTTGAggtgtttctttttcattccagATGCTGTCTATGTACTGTGCTACTCTTTGATTCTACTTTCCATTGACCTCACTAGCCCTCATGTGaagaataaaatgtcaaaaagagaatttattcGAAATACCCGCCGTGCTGCTCAAAACATTAGTGAAGATTTTGTGGGGCACCTTTATGACAACATCTACCTTATTGGCCATGTGGCTGCATAAAAGCACAATTGCTAGGACTTCAACTTTTCACTTCAAGCTAAAGCCACCCAAGGACTTATGTAGCAGATATGGGGGTTACATTAGTGCTGGTCATTCCAGCCTCTATACAATCAAGCTTGAGTGtacaacctttttttcttttactattttgttttttagaaatttCCTTGGGGAACTAAAAAATTTTGcagattttttcttaattttgcttaTCATGTTTTGCACAAAGCAGAGCCATTGTCTGACACAGCTGTTTAGGAATGTTAAACTGACATTACACTCTAAAAAGGATGGTATATTTGTGCATTAGATTTGCCTGAAAAACTTTattcatttccattcttttttaaaataccatgtaATGTGTACATATTTAACTAAAAAGATttataatcataattattttattgtaaagATTTTAACTAAAgcctttcctttttctgtcaAACTGAGTTCTGAAATTTATTTGATTCCGATATGAAATTATTACTGTTTTCATAAAAATTGCATCTGACCTGACTAGAAACCAATACCAGCTTCTCTTTCCTTTGAACTTCGAAAAGAGTATTGATTTGTTACTATGCAAAACAGAcacttatttttataacataaattcatcatttcatttttaaaattgctgcATTAGCTAAGTCTCAAGTCCTTTAAACCATAGCAAAACACGTTAAAATCTAAGGTTTCCATGCATAAGAACAAAATGTTATTAGAACTTATATCTGAAGTAGTCAGACCTTGCTATTCTCCTCATCTTGATGATTTCTGTTCGGAATCAGTCAGGAAAGGAATATTGTGAATGATAGTAAAGAGTcgtcattcattcagtaaatatttatcaagggcCTTCCATGTGCTAAGCATTGTGCCCGGTACTGGTGATACTAGACATGGGCTCTGCTTCACAGAAGTTACGTGTTGGATAATGAGAGGAAAACTACTGCTTATTGGAGAGCAAACGTATGAAGTATATCTTAACAGTTATTTGATCATTAAAACACTTAGCACTGGAATAATAAAGAGCAATGTATTTATATAAGTCACAAGTTCCCTGGAAATGCCTCTCAGTGAAAAACATCAGCTTTGGAATGATACGCTAAGTGGTGAGTGGAGCTGCTAgttttgggggaggggcaagtCCTTGCTGGAGGTGTAGAATCCTGACTTCCAGATCTGGCCCTAATGTTACAACTGAACAATGTGCTACAGAATTTTCAAAGACAAAACATAAGATAACCAAAACAACTTTTGAAAGTCAAAGGGACTTTTAGTTTGGTAGTAAACAATCTCTAAGATTCTGAAGCAAATATTTAAGTATCTTTCACATGTGCATAATTGTGAATTCCACgacaaaataattctttaatgaGTGTACTAATCGATGAGTCTTCATAAATGCATACACCTGTGTAAACCAAACCCACATCAAGATATGCAACCTTACTTAACATATACACAGTTAATACTGTACcacttaatataaaatataaacttcatAACCATAGAGGTGTGTTTTTACCCTGTTATCGTTGTCATGTCATATATAGCATATGATATAAACTCCACAACATAATGGTATAATTTGCTTTGAACAgtcatgtacattttaaataaattaagaaaaatacttttttacatTTACCCACATTATCATTATATTTGAGGTGGCTCTCAGATGATAAGTAGGGGGACTTTACAGAAAGTCTTTCAATGTCTCTTTTCTCACTACAAAATTAAGTATAGTCTCCTTAGTGTGGCATATAAGACCCTTCACAATATGGCCTCAGCTTAACTTTAAAGCCTCATCTCCAACATTCCTTAGATGCGGTCTCCTCTCTCTTTGCCTTTTACAAGCTGTTCTTTCTGTGacatcctcctctccctcttgtaTCTAAAGTCCCCCTGGaacttccttggtagcacagtggttaagactccatgctcccaatgcagggggcctgggttcgatccctggcagggaactagatcctgcacgcatgccacaactaagagtttgcatgccacaactaagaagcccacgtgccacaactgagacccagcacaaccaaataaatatttaaagtccCCCTACGTATCACCTAAGATCCACCTCAAATACAATTTCTTGATCAAAGCTATCAAAGACTATCATACATACCACTAGTGTTCATTTTCTACATGTCCAATTTCTTTATCAAAATGTGATCTTCTTAAGGTCAAGGATTGCTCCCAGCCTGTCAGATTGTATTAAAGAGCCAGAACTAGGCAAGTGGCAGCGGATTTAGAGAGgaggaatgaatttttaaaaacacataactGAAAATTGATAAGATTTAGTGATTTGGGAGAAAGCTTTCTGAGGATCTGGTTGTCCTATCATCAAAGGTAGCTACTAGGAGAAGCAACCagtgaaatgaaatggaaaagatgATGTTTCCAATTTGTGGATGTTTTGAATTTGAAAGTATCAATAGAATATTACAGCTACAGAATAAGACGATAGGTTAAGTTTGGGGGTCATTAGAATTTGGAGTATGTTATACGAGGTGAAGCATGGGAAAAGACAGCCCCTCTAGGGAATATATTGAGTAAAAAGAAATACTTGGGAAACAACAGCATTTTAGGTTTTcgtggagaaaaagaagaaagaaaacgaGGGTTCGTTAAAACTGTAGAAGGACCAGAGAAGAACGGCATCCTGAGAGCTAGGGAAGGGGAGTTTCAAGAAGGATGCTGAGCTTTGCATGTGCTGCAGCCCAAGTAGATTGTTCTTTTCCCATCTACACTCAGGCCTTTTTGAGTCTACCTTTTCCACTTGGGGCTGAGTTCTTTGAGGCTAGAAAATCATAATAGTGCTAATGGCTTTTATATTGTCTCTGACCAAATACCTCCTTATTCAATGTGTAATCTGAGCTCTGCTGAAACCCACAAGAGTACTTATGGTCCACTGCAACTCAGGCCTGTCTACACCTTCCTTCTGGTAAGGGCTGTGCTGTTTCAAGCCTAGAACACCCCGTACCAACTGCGTGCTGCTAGTGCATCCTTTCTATACACCATCActacttatgtttttaaaatacaatacagattatattttttaagaaaagaaaaggaaaagggagaaaatgcttgAAAACTTTCACAGTCCTCCAAATTTATCATCAACAGGATTTTTTCTAAATGCATTCTGTTCAAACTAACACTCTCTAATCTCATCTGTTGTGCTTTCTCTCTGGAAAGCTTGTAATCCCTCCCCCTTCTTTACCTACTGAAGTGTTATTTGTCCTTCAAAGTCCTCTCAGACTCTTTCCCTTCCAGGGCTACTTTCTCATTTCTTGCAGGgagaaattttcttcttcttcttctgtctcCCTTGGCCCAAAGCAGTTTCTCAATAAACACAATTGAATTATTTTAGCCCTGGTTTAGTTTCTATATAatctagtttatatatagaaAGATAGCTTTACTCTTTACATTTCAAGAAAATACATCCAGACCTTTCAGGTACACAATTTACAAATCAGAATGTTTagagttaactttaaaaaaaactaatacagATCCAACCTATGTATTATTCTAGATGTAAATTCATTTCTCTGGGTCttctaatttcaaatatttggatAAATCACTGCTATTTTaagattgtctttttttaattttaagagtttaaGCCATTGATCTTGTTACTTTAAACTGATCTTTTACATGATtggaaatattattaatatgGTGCTCAGTGAGAGTTAGCTTGTTCAGAAGTCTATATGCTTAAAATAATAACCCATTTATTCTAACTGAAGTCTGTGTTCCTGTGTTTAAAGTGaactttttcttaaatatcaCTATTAATAATGCAACTGCCTACGGCTTCTTTTCAAGCATTTGTAAGTGAATATGTCCATTTTGGGAATCCAccctaaggaaataatccaaaACAGAGGAAAGGCAGTATGTACCCTCTTAGTCAcatcattgtttttaatttaaaaaaaagagaaagatagaaaCAACTGGAAGGCCTAAAACTTGGGCCTGTtctaacaaataacaaatatttgagtacaTACTGGGTACCAGACAGCACGCTAAGCACCGGCCGGTCAAGTAGACCATAACGGACCCTCATGACCTATTACTATGATGCCATGATGTTTATGCATAATGTGGGTTAACAGttataaataatgataaatattaaaaaggatattaaatgacatgcatacacacacattgcAATTACtatgtaaaacaaagcaaaagcctaTGAGTGGAAAGAACAGACTGGGATACAGTACACCAAAATATTATggataatagatttttttctcatttcttccttgAACTGTTACTCAGGATCATGTATTTTCAATAGCACAAAATAAATTCattgaaatattcagaaaatacaGTGTTCCTAATTTAACTAGTATCGTTTCCCCTCAGAATGTTTCCATGTAATCTTattcaaaatttgttttatttttaaaagacacttgGTTGCTCTGTTAAATCATCTCTAgacaaatgttttgttttcaagcTTAGAAAAgtggattgttttattttatttttgtctaatcAAATTAAAGACCAACAAGAGAAAGATACCAAATCTTTACAGaggaaatttccatttgtttaaaaaaaaatggctttcttCTTGGCCTGGTTGGACAGGAGGGTtggatttaatttaaaatgattaatgagATTTTGTCAGGGCCCTTGACTTTACTCCACTGCAGTTTGTCAATGCAACAACCTGGGAAGCCAGGACGCCACTCTGTCGCCCAAAACCACTCTCCGGGGAAAAAATTAACTGGCAGAACTAGTGCCAGGTACACGTCAATGGCATTGTCCCTCGGGTATTGACAGTTTAAAAGTCTCAATCGGAAAATGTATGTTTTGGGAACGCACATACCTAGGATGTTTTCAGTCTCTTGCAAGTGgttaatcactttttaaatattttgagttgtTGATGTTTTCCAAAGGAAACTATTTAAAGACAAAATCTTTACCAATATGTCCCTTCtccctaaattattttaaaaattaaacaaacaaggaATTCTGCAATCTCGGGtcgttttctgtttttctttttttttttttttacttaaagaatTAAGGtggagcttttttaaaaaagtaaaactatttttcacttttgcaaatactttttttaacCATTAGCATGACCTAATTTTATcaccaagtttttaaaataagctataaATTTGTGATCTGACTTAATACACTTACTTatgtacttatattttaaaatgttcaaagatATGATTAGCTAAAAGAAAATGGCTGAACGTGCCTGGTTATCAGGTGGTAAATACAACCCATACTTTTGCTGTGTTGTTTAATTAACCACACAAGGAAACAATACTAATGTGGGATTATCTTAGTAGAAatttaacataatatatatttgccaattttttttttaatcaaagcaaaAAATTATCAAAGAGTGCTTTCCCGTTCAACAGTATTAGGATGGTGGTCTCTTCTGAGCTGTGTGCATGTACACAAGCCGAGGAGAAGATACTCTGCCGGAGTCAGGCTTCCAGGGACGGTCGGTTTCATTCCCATGGTAGGAAATTTGAGAAAAGCATAGAAAGACCTAGAACAGTTGATCAAGGCTGCTGCTCTTACCCAGAGGACaacacaagaaacaaaataaagttaCCGTGTGTATATACTAGCGCCGCTGTCACCCATCACGTTGCCCTGTAGCGAGTTTCTTCCAAAGTATTTGCAATCCTGAGGCCATCAGAGAGTCTATCGTATTTCTAAAATTCTCAGGAACTATAGACAATATTTTCCATGTGTGTGAATTTTCGTGTTATTGCAATTTGGGTGCTGCATTATGTAATTTTTCCCTAATGTAGACAATTGTGTTTATGAAAGAATTCacagttatttattttagttcACTTTGGAGATTTTTGTCCTTACTGACTGCACAAAtcaaaaaaacatatatttctctccctccctcaattAACCTCCTTCCGTAATCtcagaacagagaaaataatacGTCCAAAAAAGATTATGACCATTGTCAATAATGAACCAGAGAAATGAGAAGCTCTTGCACGAGGCCCAGCTCCTGCTGGGTTAGGTGAAGCCCATGCGAACAGCTCTCCCAGGTGGCATTTATTACCAGGAGGCATTTGTGTGGGTTCTCCATCTGGTTCTCCCCTCAGAAATCTGGTTTCATCAACTCAcctcaagaaaatatatttttaatggcattgattcttttatctgttttattttttctctttttaaaatttggttattTGTGGCATTGATTTTTAAATCCAGAATTAAAGGAAATGTTACTGTGATGACTTATCAAACGTGATCAGTACTTTCTCTTTACCAGCCTACAGAAAGCGGATTGATGATCATGGAATCAGAGCAAGGGAAGTTACCAGAATCAAATGCTTTATGTTTTGCATCAGACTGAAATAGCCaagtgcatctctctctctctcaatagaGATGATTTTTGCacatttaaaattggaaaaaaaaatttttttaattaaattaaattttaaaatgtaaaatttaaaaatgtgtaagaaaGGTATGAAGGCCATGACACAATAaacaccctgccccccacctcccactcccaggGCCCTCCGTTAGCTGTTTGGAGCTTGTGGCCCTGCCTTGTTcaatgtgtgtgtacgtgtataaATGTATGCATTTGTTCAAACACTGGGGTGTGTACATGACACAGATGGCACACCAGGTAAACAGCAGCAGTTTCCCCCCTTTATACAAATACACAAGTCAAATAATACCTACTTATTCTAATACCCCCCAAAGAAGTACCTCCCAGGCAGCTGGCAACCTGAGACCAGTATCACTGAAGCTGAACCACAATTCCACCTGGTCTCAGAATTGCGTTTTGCATGCTGCGGGGTTTGTGAGAAGAATGGGATGGCGGGACGGCACAGACGTTTAGGGGAGAGCAGCAAAGAGGagtgacattttaatttaaatatttaagtgagCATTTAAAGATGGCTCATTTTGTGCAAGGAGGGAATTAACCAGGTACGGTGAAGGAGAACACAAACGAAAAGGGCTTCAGTGGGAGGAAGGCACCCGTAATCCCATACAGTTCTATAATACTATACCCACCACCGCAACTTTGCAGAGGTCTGGAGACGTGTGAGTTTTGGAGGGTCACGTGAACATTTATAGTGATCAGGGGAGGCAGACCCCCCAGTACGTTTGGTGTATTACTAACCTTAATGGACTGCAGAAGATGTGTTCAAAGagctgtaaaaaaacaaaacaaacaaaaccaaacctagTATTTTAGAGAGAGAAGAGCAAGCAATTAGGACTAACCACTGAGTGTA from the Hippopotamus amphibius kiboko isolate mHipAmp2 chromosome 2, mHipAmp2.hap2, whole genome shotgun sequence genome contains:
- the FBXO8 gene encoding F-box only protein 8; its protein translation is MGQGLWRVARNQQLQQEGYSEQGYLSREQSRRMAASSISNTSHRKQVQGGIDIYQLLKTRKSKEQEGFINLEMLPPELSFTILSYLNATDLCLASCVWQDLANDELLWQGLCKSTWGHCSIYNKNPPLGFSFRKLYMQLDEGSLTFNANPDEGVNYFMSKGILDDSPKEIAKFIFCTRTLNWKKLRIYLDERRDVLDDLVTLHNFRNQFLPNALREFFRHIHAPEERGEYLETLITKFSHRFCACNPDLMRELGLSPDAVYVLCYSLILLSIDLTSPHVKNKMSKREFIRNTRRAAQNISEDFVGHLYDNIYLIGHVAA